One stretch of Desulfobacterales bacterium DNA includes these proteins:
- a CDS encoding protein-L-isoaspartate(D-aspartate) O-methyltransferase, whose translation MNYERLCEEMVKRQLEPRGINDPNVLAAFRKVPRHLFVSEALMDQAYGDYPLPIGEQQTISQPYIVAEMTQALELTKDDRVLEIGTGSGYQAAILAQIVFRVYTIERIHPLLVNARRLFSELRYHNIVTKYSDGTTGWEDESPFDAIIVTAGAPEIPQPLVNQLADGGRMVIPVGNEYSQELIRITRDEDGIHTKNLGGCRFVKLVGEHGWEA comes from the coding sequence ATGAACTATGAACGCCTGTGCGAAGAGATGGTGAAACGGCAGCTGGAGCCACGAGGAATTAACGATCCGAATGTTCTGGCGGCATTCCGTAAAGTTCCGAGGCATCTGTTTGTAAGTGAAGCACTGATGGATCAGGCTTACGGGGATTATCCCCTGCCAATCGGTGAGCAGCAGACCATTTCCCAGCCCTATATTGTCGCCGAGATGACCCAGGCGCTGGAACTTACCAAAGATGATCGGGTGCTGGAAATCGGAACCGGTTCAGGATACCAGGCGGCAATTCTTGCTCAGATTGTATTTCGTGTCTATACGATCGAACGTATCCATCCTTTGCTTGTCAACGCGCGCAGGCTGTTCAGTGAATTGCGTTACCATAATATCGTGACCAAATATTCCGACGGCACAACCGGGTGGGAAGATGAGAGTCCGTTTGACGCTATCATTGTGACCGCAGGCGCTCCGGAAATTCCTCAGCCCCTGGTGAATCAGCTGGCGGACGGGGGACGTATGGTGATTCCCGTTGGAAATGAATATTCTCAGGAACTTATCAGAATCACCCGGGATGAAGACGGGATTCATACGAAAAATCTCGGGGGATGCCGGTTTGTAAAACTGGTGGGTGAGCATGGCTGGGAAGCGTAG
- a CDS encoding DedA family protein, with translation MLRNLYDWILKWAQTPYGTWALFILAFCESSFFPIPPDILLIAMAIAAPARSFSYALICSVGSVTGGCLGYFIGWQFMAGIGDHIIRLYGLADKFDYIQALYIKYDAWAIAVAGFTPIPYKVFTISAGAFDINFLVFTVASAVSRSARFFLIGALIYTFGAKIQTFIDKYFNMLAVGVTVLIVAGFALIKYLF, from the coding sequence ATGCTGAGAAATCTCTATGACTGGATTTTGAAATGGGCCCAAACTCCATATGGAACATGGGCTCTTTTTATTCTTGCTTTCTGCGAGTCTTCTTTTTTTCCGATACCGCCCGATATATTATTGATAGCCATGGCAATCGCCGCTCCTGCCAGATCGTTTTCATATGCGCTGATCTGTTCCGTCGGTTCGGTTACCGGGGGGTGCCTGGGGTATTTTATTGGCTGGCAGTTTATGGCCGGTATCGGGGATCATATCATCCGCCTGTACGGATTGGCCGATAAATTCGATTATATTCAAGCCCTTTATATAAAATATGACGCGTGGGCCATCGCTGTTGCCGGCTTTACGCCGATCCCCTACAAGGTGTTTACGATTTCCGCCGGTGCGTTTGATATTAATTTTCTCGTATTTACAGTGGCTTCAGCGGTGTCCAGATCGGCAAGGTTTTTTTTGATCGGCGCGCTGATATACACCTTCGGTGCGAAAATACAGACCTTTATTGATAAATATTTCAATATGCTGGCTGTGGGAGTTACCGTGCTGATCGTGGCGGGGTTTGCACTGATCAAATATTTGTTTTAA
- a CDS encoding selenium metabolism-associated LysR family transcriptional regulator, with the protein MDIWQLSIFCKVVELKSFSNAAKAVCLSQPTVSSHIKDLEEHFSCRLIDRLSKEAVPTQAGKLLYGYACRIIALKKQTETALSEFHGTIKGHLTIGGSTIPGVYVLPRLMGAFKTSYPDVTLSIQIADTESIIHEILAGNLDFGIVGARTGNKSIHQELLIEDEMQLIVPSDHKWAGKKSIALKHIFKEPFIVRERGSGTLASLQFSLSHIGYGIDHFNISAELGSTEAIRQGIKNHLGLSILSSLAVAEDLQTGSLNAVSISDLNLKQFFYITRHKHRSLPPLCETFIDFICHQINP; encoded by the coding sequence ATGGATATTTGGCAATTATCGATATTTTGTAAGGTAGTCGAATTGAAAAGCTTTTCCAATGCGGCAAAAGCCGTCTGTCTTTCCCAGCCGACCGTCAGCAGCCACATCAAGGATCTGGAAGAACATTTTTCATGCCGGCTCATCGACCGGCTATCCAAAGAAGCGGTCCCGACTCAGGCAGGCAAACTCCTCTACGGTTACGCGTGCCGGATCATTGCTTTAAAAAAACAGACAGAAACCGCTCTGTCTGAATTCCATGGAACCATCAAAGGGCATCTGACAATCGGGGGAAGTACGATCCCCGGTGTTTATGTCCTTCCCAGATTAATGGGCGCATTCAAGACAAGTTATCCCGACGTCACCCTATCCATACAAATCGCAGATACGGAAAGCATCATTCACGAAATTCTGGCCGGCAATCTGGATTTCGGTATTGTCGGCGCCCGGACCGGCAATAAAAGCATCCATCAGGAGCTGCTGATTGAAGATGAAATGCAGCTTATCGTTCCTTCCGATCACAAGTGGGCGGGGAAAAAAAGCATCGCTTTAAAACACATCTTCAAGGAACCCTTTATCGTCCGCGAACGTGGCTCCGGCACTCTGGCCTCACTTCAGTTCAGTCTTTCTCATATTGGATATGGTATCGATCACTTTAATATCAGCGCAGAGCTGGGCAGTACGGAGGCAATCCGGCAGGGCATCAAAAATCATCTGGGCCTTTCAATCCTGTCTTCTCTGGCGGTTGCAGAAGATCTGCAGACGGGCAGCCTTAATGCGGTTTCTATTTCCGATTTGAATTTAAAACAGTTTTTTTATATCACCCGGCACAAACATCGCAGCCTGCCCCCGCTTTGTGAAACATTTATTGACTTTATCTGTCATCAAATCAACCCATAA
- the coaD gene encoding pantetheine-phosphate adenylyltransferase, giving the protein MQRTAIYPGSFDPVTNGHIDIVRRGLKLFDRIIVTILHNPAKQTLFSVDERLELMELSLKKYPDVEVAAFDGLLVDYAVKRNAHAILRGMRAVSDFELEFQMSLMNRRLNREIQTVFLMTGLQWIFTSSSIIKEAARFGGDISRMVPQVVNQRLKEKFAAMKESD; this is encoded by the coding sequence ATGCAGAGAACAGCGATCTATCCCGGTTCGTTCGACCCTGTCACCAACGGACATATTGACATTGTCAGAAGAGGGTTAAAATTATTTGACAGGATCATCGTGACCATTCTTCACAATCCGGCCAAGCAGACGCTTTTCAGCGTAGACGAACGCCTGGAACTGATGGAACTCAGCCTGAAAAAATATCCAGACGTCGAGGTGGCCGCCTTTGACGGTCTGCTGGTGGATTATGCTGTCAAACGAAACGCCCATGCCATTCTCAGAGGTATGAGGGCTGTATCCGATTTTGAACTTGAATTTCAGATGTCGCTCATGAACCGAAGGCTGAACCGGGAGATTCAAACCGTGTTCCTGATGACCGGACTTCAATGGATCTTCACCAGTTCTTCTATTATCAAAGAAGCTGCCCGGTTTGGGGGAGACATCAGCCGGATGGTTCCGCAGGTCGTGAATCAACGGTTGAAAGAAAAATTTGCGGCAATGAAAGAATCCGACTGA